The Streptobacillus ratti genome includes a window with the following:
- a CDS encoding histidine phosphatase family protein, with protein sequence MIVYLVRHGKTEWNLEERIQGWEDSPLLPDDKSPEKASEKLKGIHFDYVCSSDLGRAVETKRRILEILGIENHGNEHAEFREVGFGVLEGQPIEVLKNKYADLWRKYKTYSEDFIPSDFFEGFESVKDVKTRALNKLEEIKKIYGENSTILVVAHGSIMSILEHNGKKLDEPAVIIENGGVLKLEI encoded by the coding sequence ATGATAGTATATTTAGTAAGACATGGGAAAACAGAATGGAATCTTGAAGAAAGAATACAAGGTTGGGAAGATTCGCCATTATTACCTGATGATAAATCTCCAGAAAAAGCATCTGAAAAATTAAAAGGAATACATTTTGACTATGTTTGCAGTAGTGATTTAGGAAGAGCCGTTGAAACTAAAAGAAGAATATTAGAAATACTTGGAATAGAAAACCATGGAAATGAACATGCAGAATTTAGAGAAGTTGGTTTCGGTGTATTAGAGGGGCAACCTATAGAAGTATTGAAAAATAAGTATGCAGATTTATGGAGAAAGTATAAGACATATTCAGAAGATTTTATTCCATCAGATTTTTTTGAGGGGTTTGAAAGTGTTAAAGATGTTAAAACAAGAGCTTTAAATAAGCTTGAGGAAATAAAAAAAATTTATGGAGAAAATTCAACTATCTTAGTTGTAGCACATGGTTCTATTATGTCTATACTAGAACATAACGGTAAAAAGTTAGATGAACCAGCAGTGATTATAGAAAATGGTGGAGTTTTAAAATTAGAAATTTAA
- the tsaD gene encoding tRNA (adenosine(37)-N6)-threonylcarbamoyltransferase complex transferase subunit TsaD — translation MLILAIESSCDETSVAVLKDGKKVLSNVIASQIDIHKEYGGVVPEIASRHHIENILTVYDKALKEANCKISDISYIAVTNTPGLIGSLLVGLMFAKGLSLSNNIPLIPVNHIDGHIFSTFIDHEPKLPMLTLVASGGHTSLYLIDENKDLTLLGETLDDAIGEAYDKVARILGLEYPGGPLLEKLAIMGHNSFEIPTPKVSEYDFSFSGIKTFITNYVNRKKMKGEDFNKEDLAKTFQDKIIEVLIDKLSKASKEKDIKTISVVGGVSANKAIRKAIIDSEHFKNIDIIFPKFEYCTDNAAMIASACYHKNLREENMFIDAIDTKRKKQGGL, via the coding sequence ATGTTAATTTTAGCTATTGAAAGTTCTTGTGATGAAACTTCTGTTGCCGTATTAAAAGACGGTAAAAAAGTGTTAAGCAATGTTATTGCAAGTCAAATAGATATACATAAGGAATATGGTGGAGTTGTTCCAGAAATTGCATCAAGACATCATATAGAAAATATATTAACTGTTTACGATAAAGCACTTAAAGAAGCTAATTGTAAAATAAGTGATATTTCATACATAGCCGTTACCAACACACCTGGACTTATAGGGTCTCTTTTAGTTGGATTGATGTTTGCAAAAGGTTTAAGTTTGTCAAATAATATACCATTAATACCTGTAAATCACATTGATGGACATATTTTTTCAACTTTTATAGACCATGAACCAAAACTTCCTATGCTAACTTTAGTTGCATCAGGGGGACATACATCACTATATTTAATTGACGAAAACAAAGATTTAACTTTACTTGGAGAAACTCTTGATGATGCCATAGGAGAAGCTTATGATAAGGTCGCAAGAATATTAGGGCTTGAATATCCTGGTGGACCACTACTTGAAAAATTGGCAATTATGGGTCATAATAGTTTTGAGATACCAACTCCAAAAGTTTCAGAATATGATTTTAGTTTTAGTGGTATAAAGACATTTATTACCAATTATGTAAATAGAAAAAAAATGAAAGGTGAAGATTTTAATAAAGAAGATCTTGCAAAAACTTTTCAAGATAAGATTATAGAAGTTTTAATAGATAAGTTATCAAAGGCAAGTAAAGAAAAGGATATTAAAACTATATCTGTAGTTGGAGGAGTTTCAGCAAATAAGGCGATACGTAAAGCTATTATTGATTCTGAACATTTCAAAAATATAGACATAATATTTCCTAAATTTGAATATTGTACTGATAATGCTGCAATGATAGCCTCTGCATGTTATCATAAAAATTTAAGAGAAGAAAATATGTTTATTGATGCAATAGACACAAAAAGAAAAAAACAAGGAGGATTATAG
- a CDS encoding DUF4912 domain-containing protein: MGNIFIILLIFLILIYIKIKKTKAKDTEVVAKNKNGEVNDMEKVEVIDLENSELSIREILKLKKNKIGSYRNYPNQSSLRQIYRKKPKYLNSKYTFSENNHDEDKLKVEMSKYLIFEQQEEKYFNKRPLPEQYHNNEIVLIPKNTDTLFTYWEIREDFYYNLSNSARLINENPIIVLKSIDGEEKVKIQTHSRNGSMYINNVDSNQEYIVYLGYLDEFDNFIEVAHSTEANVPNPLPSENFDVKWGISEIENINGYQVISFRNVDKNNISSYLGYQQEVLDKELLSDEEIQSLVRGENESSLLNGSSFQGSSRII; encoded by the coding sequence ATGGGTAATATCTTTATAATATTATTAATCTTTTTAATATTAATATATATCAAAATTAAAAAGACTAAAGCTAAAGATACAGAAGTTGTAGCAAAAAATAAGAATGGTGAGGTTAATGACATGGAAAAAGTAGAAGTAATAGACTTAGAAAATTCAGAACTTAGCATCAGGGAAATATTAAAACTTAAAAAGAATAAAATTGGAAGTTATAGAAACTATCCCAATCAAAGCTCATTAAGACAGATTTATAGAAAAAAGCCAAAATATTTAAATAGTAAATATACTTTTAGTGAAAATAATCATGATGAAGATAAATTAAAAGTTGAAATGTCTAAATATTTAATATTTGAACAACAAGAAGAAAAATATTTTAATAAAAGACCTCTTCCAGAACAATACCATAATAACGAGATAGTATTAATACCTAAAAATACAGACACTTTATTTACATATTGGGAAATTAGAGAAGATTTTTATTATAACCTAAGTAATAGTGCTAGATTAATTAATGAAAATCCTATTATAGTGCTTAAAAGCATAGACGGTGAAGAAAAAGTAAAAATACAAACTCATTCAAGAAATGGAAGTATGTATATTAATAATGTAGATTCTAATCAAGAATACATAGTTTATTTAGGATATTTAGATGAATTTGATAATTTCATAGAAGTTGCACATTCAACAGAAGCAAATGTTCCTAATCCATTACCATCTGAAAACTTTGATGTAAAATGGGGTATATCTGAAATAGAAAATATAAATGGATATCAAGTTATATCTTTTAGAAACGTTGATAAGAATAACATATCTTCTTATTTAGGATATCAACAAGAAGTTTTAGATAAAGAATTATTATCAGATGAAGAAATACAATCATTAGTAAGAGGAGAAAATGAATCTAGTCTATTAAATGGTTCTTCTTTCCAAGGATCTTCAAGAATTATATAA
- a CDS encoding alpha/beta hydrolase, protein MDIRRPKIDEYKIGSLSPQVKFIEELRLKEVEKIKSREFSSNIEKMRAAACILNTDITTTNIKIDIEKVNGIRIVKYSKNLENIDKLIIYFHGGAYFGGSTDIVHNSCKYIAEQTGTTVVSVDYSLAPEFPYPTAINEGYAILKYFDNKYKNIYLSGDSAGGGLACSVCIKDIEEKTKITDGLILYYPFLLIDLEDNCRDDFIWDMKEYDIDNTNIDAPLIKSLITELRDIILFVKDTYIKTNETKGNYYISQINAPDSLLKQFPRTLMFTSEYDYLRLEAEYFHKRLKENGVNSIGIRYAGEVHAFIDKIGYSDNAIDSVNEIKEFIK, encoded by the coding sequence ATGGATATAAGAAGACCTAAGATAGATGAATATAAAATAGGGAGTCTTTCTCCTCAAGTAAAATTTATAGAAGAATTAAGACTTAAAGAAGTAGAAAAAATAAAATCAAGAGAATTTTCTTCAAATATTGAAAAAATGAGAGCAGCAGCTTGTATTCTTAATACAGATATCACGACTACTAATATTAAAATAGACATTGAAAAGGTAAATGGTATTAGAATAGTAAAATATTCAAAAAATTTAGAAAATATAGATAAATTAATAATATATTTCCATGGTGGAGCATATTTTGGAGGTTCAACAGACATAGTTCATAATAGTTGTAAATATATAGCAGAACAAACAGGTACAACTGTAGTTTCTGTTGATTATTCATTAGCACCAGAATTTCCATATCCTACAGCTATAAATGAGGGATATGCTATACTTAAATATTTTGATAATAAATATAAAAATATTTACTTAAGTGGAGATAGTGCAGGTGGAGGACTTGCATGTTCAGTATGTATTAAAGATATAGAAGAAAAAACTAAGATAACTGATGGACTAATACTTTATTATCCTTTTTTACTTATAGACTTAGAAGATAACTGTAGAGATGACTTTATATGGGACATGAAAGAATATGATATAGATAATACAAATATTGATGCTCCTTTAATAAAATCATTAATAACTGAATTAAGAGACATCATCTTATTTGTTAAAGATACATATATTAAAACTAATGAAACTAAGGGAAATTACTATATTTCTCAAATTAATGCACCAGATAGTTTACTTAAACAATTTCCTAGAACATTAATGTTTACATCAGAATATGATTATTTAAGATTAGAAGCAGAATATTTTCATAAAAGACTTAAGGAAAATGGTGTAAATTCAATAGGAATAAGATATGCAGGAGAAGTTCATGCCTTTATAGACAAAATAGGTTATAGCGATAATGCTATAGATAGTGTAAATGAAATAAAAGAATTTATTAAGTAA
- a CDS encoding alpha/beta hydrolase — protein sequence MDIRKPKSEEYIEGNFSPEVKYINELRIKESKKREIKKFSSRLEKLRDEMWAPNIDITSTNIKNDVENINGIKVVKYSRESEDMKKLIIYFHGGAYFGGSTDLVHNSCRYIAEQTNATVISVEYSLAPEFPYPTAINEGYTILKYFENKYEDIYLCGDSAGGGLACSVCIKDIEKESKISKGLILYYPVLLIDLNDNCRDDFVWDIKEYHVDEKNTEALITIMYLKDIMPFIKEMYVKTNETKDNYYISQINAPDSLLKQFPKTLIFTAEYDYLRLEAEYFHKRLKENGVKSIGIRYAGEVHAFITKIGYNNNVIDSVNEIREFIK from the coding sequence ATGGATATAAGAAAACCTAAATCAGAAGAATATATAGAGGGAAATTTTTCTCCTGAAGTAAAGTATATAAATGAATTAAGAATTAAAGAATCTAAAAAAAGAGAAATAAAAAAATTTTCTTCAAGGCTTGAAAAATTAAGAGATGAAATGTGGGCACCAAATATTGATATTACTTCTACAAATATTAAAAATGATGTAGAAAATATAAATGGTATAAAAGTAGTTAAATATTCAAGAGAATCAGAAGATATGAAAAAATTAATAATATACTTCCATGGTGGAGCATATTTTGGAGGGTCTACTGATTTAGTTCATAATAGTTGTAGATATATAGCTGAGCAAACAAATGCTACTGTAATTTCAGTTGAGTATTCACTAGCACCAGAATTTCCATATCCTACAGCTATAAACGAGGGTTATACTATACTTAAATATTTTGAAAATAAATATGAAGATATTTATTTATGTGGAGATAGTGCAGGTGGAGGACTTGCATGTTCTGTATGTATTAAAGATATAGAAAAAGAGAGTAAGATATCAAAAGGTTTAATCCTTTATTACCCAGTTTTACTTATAGATTTAAATGATAATTGTAGAGATGACTTTGTTTGGGATATTAAAGAATATCATGTAGATGAAAAAAATACAGAAGCATTAATTACAATAATGTATTTAAAAGATATAATGCCATTTATTAAGGAAATGTATGTTAAAACTAATGAAACGAAAGATAATTACTATATTTCTCAAATTAATGCACCAGATAGTTTACTTAAACAATTTCCTAAAACATTAATTTTCACAGCAGAATATGATTATTTAAGATTAGAAGCAGAATATTTCCATAAAAGACTTAAGGAAAATGGTGTGAAATCAATAGGAATAAGATATGCAGGAGAAGTTCATGCCTTTATTACTAAAATAGGGTATAATAATAATGTTATAGATAGTGTAAATGAAATAAGGGAATTTATTAAATAA
- a CDS encoding methyltransferase regulatory domain-containing protein: protein MNDIKELEKSYDSIPYISKSFKKCQPLYLKTIMKMLSFETTDLNKMKVLEIGCSFGGNIIPIAISNPDSEIIGLDLSKVQIDEGNEIIEKIGLKNIKLYHKNILEYNNEFGKFDYIICHGVFSWVPDEVKEAILKVVKSSLTENGVAVISYNTYPGWKRIDIARDLMLFSIENLNDRLVNVNDQDKVEIGKSAIRFYLNNSIVDENMKSVLENVLDKDSHYLYHEYFEKYNDPMYFYEFYKMLGKYDLIHVVDSSMSNSYPNFSQEIKNAINNECGENRIAKEQYYDFLRNTQFRTSIITHRENSDKINLTDEILLEKLDEIYVRGTYTFEDEKWKYGDIEIGEQNGELLNFLTENYPKNFKIKELIEKFGRDEYYRIYGLIYRENIDYDVYERGTITENQIGTMNLNYLKYYFEENKKITFSNYKGEILDMPEYLNVLIDLLYKNDLDSLKEQIAEKFETGELVSGMDKTFSELADFVINDIKRMSRAYELHR, encoded by the coding sequence ATGAATGACATAAAAGAGTTAGAAAAATCATACGATTCTATTCCATATATATCCAAAAGTTTTAAAAAATGCCAACCATTATATTTAAAAACTATAATGAAAATGTTAAGTTTTGAAACTACTGATTTAAATAAAATGAAAGTTTTAGAAATAGGTTGCTCTTTTGGTGGAAATATTATTCCCATAGCTATTTCAAATCCTGATTCAGAAATTATTGGATTAGATTTATCTAAAGTACAAATTGATGAGGGAAATGAAATAATAGAAAAAATAGGACTTAAAAATATTAAACTTTATCATAAAAATATTTTAGAATATAATAATGAGTTTGGAAAGTTTGATTACATAATTTGTCATGGAGTATTTTCTTGGGTACCCGATGAAGTAAAGGAAGCTATATTAAAAGTTGTTAAATCAAGTTTGACAGAAAATGGTGTAGCAGTTATTTCATATAACACATATCCGGGTTGGAAGAGAATAGATATTGCTAGAGATTTAATGCTATTTAGTATTGAAAATTTAAATGATAGATTAGTAAATGTAAATGACCAAGATAAGGTTGAAATAGGTAAAAGTGCGATTAGATTTTATTTAAATAATTCTATAGTTGATGAAAATATGAAGTCAGTTTTAGAAAATGTATTAGATAAAGATTCTCACTATTTATACCACGAATATTTTGAAAAATATAATGATCCTATGTATTTTTATGAATTTTATAAAATGTTAGGGAAATATGATTTAATTCATGTTGTAGATAGTAGTATGTCTAATTCTTATCCTAATTTTAGTCAAGAAATTAAAAATGCAATCAATAATGAATGTGGTGAAAATAGGATAGCAAAAGAACAATATTATGATTTTTTAAGAAATACACAATTTAGAACTAGTATTATAACACATAGAGAAAATTCTGATAAAATTAATTTAACAGATGAAATATTATTAGAAAAGTTAGATGAGATATATGTTAGAGGAACGTATACTTTTGAAGATGAAAAATGGAAATATGGAGACATAGAAATTGGCGAACAAAATGGAGAATTATTAAATTTTTTAACAGAAAATTATCCTAAAAATTTTAAAATTAAGGAATTAATTGAAAAATTTGGTAGAGATGAATACTATAGAATATATGGATTAATATATAGGGAAAATATAGATTATGATGTGTATGAAAGAGGAACTATTACAGAAAATCAAATTGGAACTATGAATTTAAATTATTTAAAATACTATTTTGAAGAGAATAAAAAAATAACATTCTCTAATTATAAAGGAGAAATTCTTGATATGCCAGAATATTTAAATGTATTAATAGATTTATTATATAAAAATGATTTAGATAGTTTAAAAGAACAAATAGCTGAAAAATTTGAAACTGGAGAATTAGTTTCTGGTATGGATAAGACTTTTTCAGAACTTGCAGATTTTGTAATAAATGATATTAAAAGAATGTCAAGAGCATATGAGTTACATAGATAA
- a CDS encoding phospho-sugar mutase: MNYMDKYNKWLSNENLDSDLRNELESIANDEKDIEDRFYQELEFGTAGLRGKLGAGTNRMNEYVIARATQALANVIKKEGQEAMDRGVAFAHDCRIFSPEFALIASLVMASNGIRAYLFESLRPTPELSYAIRYYKTISGVNITASHNPKNYNGYKVYWEEGSQIKSVISDAVFEEISKLDIFGKYITLTKEEAIEKGLLVIIGKEIDEAFYSEVMNTSLRSNDELDMNIKLVYTPLNGAGNIPVRTVLERKGYENVYVVKEQEMPDGTFPTLVYPNPEDLAAFEYSEKLAFEKNADILIATDPDCDRLAVEVMHNGKIVALNGNQTGVLLINYIVSTMKEKNIFPKNPVIVKSIVTGEMGTAVANKYGIEMINVLTGFKNICAIANMYEESKEKNYIFGYEESIGYNIGTFLRDKDGVSSALMLTEMAAYYKKHGKTLIDVLNELFEEFGYYKEKGVSVVLEGMEGALRIKRMMIKFREIFPRTIGDAKLKEITDYKAQTVFDVETGEISPCEIEPTDAIKFLYDDGSWYTLRPSGTEPKIKLYVYVKDLVEEKSLEKLTVFEKEVLDILYSID; this comes from the coding sequence ATGAATTATATGGATAAATATAATAAATGGTTAAGCAATGAAAATTTAGATTCAGATTTAAGAAATGAGTTAGAATCAATTGCAAATGATGAAAAAGACATAGAAGATAGATTTTACCAAGAATTAGAATTTGGTACAGCTGGACTAAGAGGGAAATTAGGTGCAGGAACTAATAGAATGAATGAATATGTAATAGCACGTGCAACTCAAGCCTTAGCTAATGTTATAAAAAAAGAAGGACAAGAAGCTATGGATAGAGGAGTGGCTTTTGCACATGACTGTAGAATATTTTCTCCAGAATTTGCACTTATCGCATCTTTAGTAATGGCTAGTAATGGTATACGTGCATATTTATTTGAAAGCTTAAGACCTACACCAGAACTTTCATATGCTATTAGATATTATAAAACAATATCAGGTGTAAATATTACGGCTAGTCATAATCCTAAAAACTATAATGGATATAAAGTATATTGGGAAGAGGGTTCTCAAATTAAATCAGTAATATCTGATGCAGTGTTTGAAGAAATTTCTAAATTAGATATTTTTGGTAAGTATATAACTTTAACTAAAGAAGAAGCTATAGAAAAAGGCTTATTAGTAATTATAGGGAAAGAAATTGATGAGGCGTTCTATAGTGAAGTTATGAATACATCTTTAAGATCTAATGATGAGTTAGATATGAATATTAAGTTAGTATATACACCATTAAATGGAGCTGGAAATATTCCTGTAAGAACAGTTTTAGAAAGAAAAGGATATGAAAATGTTTATGTAGTTAAAGAACAAGAAATGCCTGATGGAACTTTCCCTACATTAGTTTATCCTAACCCAGAAGATTTAGCTGCTTTTGAATATTCAGAAAAATTAGCTTTTGAAAAAAATGCAGATATATTAATTGCAACAGATCCAGACTGTGATAGATTAGCAGTTGAGGTTATGCACAATGGTAAAATAGTTGCTTTAAATGGTAACCAAACAGGAGTATTATTAATCAACTACATAGTATCAACTATGAAAGAAAAAAATATTTTCCCTAAAAATCCAGTAATAGTTAAATCTATAGTTACAGGAGAAATGGGAACAGCAGTAGCTAACAAATATGGAATAGAAATGATTAATGTACTTACAGGATTTAAAAATATATGTGCTATAGCTAATATGTATGAAGAAAGTAAAGAAAAAAACTATATCTTCGGTTATGAAGAAAGTATAGGATATAATATAGGGACATTCTTAAGAGATAAAGATGGTGTTTCATCTGCACTTATGCTAACAGAAATGGCAGCATACTATAAAAAACATGGTAAGACTTTAATAGATGTTTTAAATGAACTATTTGAAGAGTTTGGATACTATAAAGAAAAAGGTGTTTCAGTAGTACTTGAGGGTATGGAGGGAGCATTAAGAATTAAAAGAATGATGATTAAGTTTAGAGAAATATTCCCAAGAACTATAGGTGATGCTAAACTTAAAGAAATAACAGACTATAAAGCACAAACAGTATTTGATGTTGAAACTGGAGAAATATCACCATGTGAAATTGAGCCAACAGATGCTATTAAATTCTTATACGATGATGGAAGTTGGTATACTTTAAGACCATCTGGAACTGAACCTAAAATCAAACTATATGTTTATGTAAAAGATTTAGTTGAAGAAAAATCATTAGAAAAATTAACTGTATTTGAAAAAGAAGTACTAGACATTTTATATAGTATAGATTAG